The sequence AGATCACCAGCTGGGGCATCGTCTACTACGCCTTCCCCGTCCTGCTCCCGCACCTGACAGCGGACACCGGATGGTCCACCAGCGCCGCCACCGCGGCGTTCTCTGCGGCCCTCCTGATCTCGGCCGTCACCGGCATCCCCATCGGCCGCATCCTCGACCGCCGCGGCCCCCGCACCGTCATGACCACCGGCTCCGTGCTCGCGGTCACGGCCGTTCTGACCATCGCCGCAGCCCCGAACTTCTATGTCTTCACAGCAGGATGGCTCCTGGCCGGTTTCGCCATGGCCGCCACCTTCTACCAGCCCGCCTTCGCCGCCGTCACCCGCTGGTGGGGACCCGACCGCGTACGCGCCCTGACCATCGTCACCCTCGCCGGCGGACTCGCCAGCACGATTTTCGCCCCGCTCACCGCCGTGCTCGCGGACCACCTCGGCTGGCGCGCCACCTACGTCGTGCTCGCGGTCATCCTCGCGGCCGTGACGATCCCCGCGCACGCCCTGGCCCTACGAGCCCTCTGGCCACCGGCCCCACCGTCCACACCGGCGCCCAACCGCACACCGATCGCCCGCAGCCGCCCGTTCCTGCTCCTGGTCCTGGCCTTCACCTCTTCCGGCTTCGCCATGTACGCCGTCGTCTTCGGCATGGTCCCGCTGATGATCGAACGAGGCGCCGGCCCCTCAACAGCCGCCTGGGCACTGGGCCTCGGAGGAGCCGGCCAAACGCTGGGCCGCACCCTCTACGCCACCCTGACCCGCACCACCAGCGTCACCACCCGCACCGCGGTCCTGTTCACCGCGGGCGGCGCCACCACGACGGCCCTTGCCCTCATCCCCGGCCCGATCCCGCTGCTGATCCTGCTCGCCGTCCTCGCAGGAGTCGTACGCGGCAACCTCACGCTCCTCCAGGCCACCGCCGTCAGCGACCGCTGGGGAACCACGAACTACGGCCGCCTGTCCGGACTTCTGATCGCTCCGGCAACGGTGGCCGCGGCGCTTGCGCCTTGGGCGGGAGCAGCTCTGGCGGGACAGCTGGGTGGCTACGACAGACTATTCCTCATCCTCGCCGTCGGCTCTGCTCTGGCGGCCGCGCTTGCACTCGCATCGGGGCGATCTACCTTCAGTGCGCAAGCGTGACTAACTGCTTCTAACAAAAGCTGTTGATCATGTGACTGTGGGTGTCCTCGCTCGTTGGTCTGGTTGTGGCGAAACGTCAGTCGCGGCCGTGGATTGTGTCGGATGAACTGTGGTCGCTCATCGAGCCGTTGTTGCCCGGACCGGTACCGAAGCTGATGCAGGGCAGACCGTGGGTGCCGCCCCAGCCACGCTGATCGGCTACGGCGCCCTCCTGCTGACGGGATGCCTCCTCGTCCTGCTCGTCACTGCACGCGTCGCGGCCCTGTGCGCACGAGGGCAACGCTCCCCGTTGAGTAAACGGTTCAGCGCCACCTGCATTGCGGTCAGCGCGCTCGCGCCCCGGCAGGAGTGGCGCTGCCCTGGCTGCTGAACTCCGACGTCCCAGGCCGATGGCTCGCTCACCTCATCGGGCTCTTGTAGGACCGAGGCGCCAGCTGCCGCGCGAAGGCATCATCACGGCCCGCTGATGATCACGGGCCGACCATCGGAGCGCGTACCCCGGTACCCCGCCTGCACCATGGGCCGGGCCGCCGACATGCTCGGCACCACCCCCGGCATCCTGCGCGCCATCGGAGACGCCCGCCTCATCACCCCGCTGCGCTCCGAGGGCGGCCACCGCCGCTACTCCCGCTACCAGCTGCGCATCGCCGCCCGCGCCCGGACGCTCGTCGACCGGGGCACCCCCGTCGAAGCGGCCTGCCGCATCGTCATCCTTGAGGACCAGCTCGAGGAAGCCCGCCGTGTCAACGCCGAACACCACCGTGCGGCACGCGAACCGCACACGGGGAAAGCGGCCTGAGACCTCAAGCCAGCGCCCGTTCCTTCTGCGCGGCCGCCCAGGTGATGGAGGCGTGCGACGCGTAAAGGGTGCGCTGGTCAACGCCGTTGTCGCGAGTTTCCCCCCTGGCCGACCCCGCGACCTTCACCCGCTCCTGGTCGGGGTGGGGTGATGCCCTCTTCGCCGAGCTGCTCCTCGACCTTACGGGGCGCTCGGCGGGAGCCCTGGACCCTCCCTTGTCCACCACCGAACCGCCGTCACGGTAAGGATACTTCCGACCTCCCGGCGCCGGCGGTCGCTACGATCTGCGGCGTGTGCGCAAACATAGTGGTCGCCGAAGACGACGCGAAGCAGGCCGAACTGGTGCGTCGTTACCTGGAGCACGAGGGTCACGCCGTCACGGTCGTCGAGGACGGCCGGACGGCCCTCGAGACGGTCCGGCACCTGGAACCCGACCTGGTCGTCCTCGATGTGATGATGCCCGGGGCCGACGGTCTCGACGTCGTACGGGTCCTGCGCGCCGAACGCCGAGAGGTGCCGGTGCTGATGCTGACGGCCCGCAGCGCCGAGGACGATCTGCTGCTCGGCCTCGACCTCGGCGCCGACGACTACATGACCAAGCCGTTCAGTCCGCGTGAACTCACCGCCCGGGTAAGGACTTTGCTTCGCCGCAACCGGCGTGGCCCCGACCCGGCTCCGGCGACCGTGCTCGCCCCCGCTCCCGCCTCGGAGCCCGAAGTGGGTCCGGACGATGAGGTGTTGACGGTCGGTGTGCTCAGGGTTGATCCCTTGCGGCACGAGGTGTCGGTCGCCGGGATGCCCGTCGAGTGCACGCCCGGTGAGTTCCGTCTCCTCGCGGCGATGGCGGCCGAGCCCGGCCGGGTCTTCACGAGGGCACGACTCCTGGGCGAGCTGCACGGTTTCGACAAGTACATCAGCGGCCGGACCG is a genomic window of Streptomyces sp. NBC_00414 containing:
- a CDS encoding MFS transporter, with the protein product MTHLHTDEAATGTPTSRSRPRAALPALCATQITSWGIVYYAFPVLLPHLTADTGWSTSAATAAFSAALLISAVTGIPIGRILDRRGPRTVMTTGSVLAVTAVLTIAAAPNFYVFTAGWLLAGFAMAATFYQPAFAAVTRWWGPDRVRALTIVTLAGGLASTIFAPLTAVLADHLGWRATYVVLAVILAAVTIPAHALALRALWPPAPPSTPAPNRTPIARSRPFLLLVLAFTSSGFAMYAVVFGMVPLMIERGAGPSTAAWALGLGGAGQTLGRTLYATLTRTTSVTTRTAVLFTAGGATTTALALIPGPIPLLILLAVLAGVVRGNLTLLQATAVSDRWGTTNYGRLSGLLIAPATVAAALAPWAGAALAGQLGGYDRLFLILAVGSALAAALALASGRSTFSAQA
- a CDS encoding helix-turn-helix domain-containing protein produces the protein MITGRPSERVPRYPACTMGRAADMLGTTPGILRAIGDARLITPLRSEGGHRRYSRYQLRIAARARTLVDRGTPVEAACRIVILEDQLEEARRVNAEHHRAAREPHTGKAA
- a CDS encoding response regulator transcription factor; its protein translation is MCANIVVAEDDAKQAELVRRYLEHEGHAVTVVEDGRTALETVRHLEPDLVVLDVMMPGADGLDVVRVLRAERREVPVLMLTARSAEDDLLLGLDLGADDYMTKPFSPRELTARVRTLLRRNRRGPDPAPATVLAPAPASEPEVGPDDEVLTVGVLRVDPLRHEVSVAGMPVECTPGEFRLLAAMAAEPGRVFTRARLLGELHGFDKYISGRTVDVHVMNLRKKIERVPRRPARLITVFGVGYKLTDPAKNVRHAAS